In a genomic window of Mus pahari chromosome 8, PAHARI_EIJ_v1.1, whole genome shotgun sequence:
- the Ap1g2 gene encoding AP-1 complex subunit gamma-like 2 isoform X2 — translation MVVPQLVQILRTLVTTGYSMEHSISGVSDPFLQVQILRLLRILGRNHEESSETMNDLLAQVATNTDTSRNAGNAVLLETVLTIMAIHSAAGLRVLAVNILGRFLLNNDKNIRYVALTSLLQLVQSDHSAVQRHRSTVVECLQETDASLSRRALELSLALVNSSNVRAMMQELQAFLESCPPDLRADCASGILLAAERFAPSKRWHIDTILHVLTTAGAHVRDDAVANLTQLIGEAEELHTYSVRRLYSALAEDISQQPLVQVAAWCIGEYGDLLLEGNCEETEPFQVEEEDVLALLEKVLQSHMSLPATRGYAITALMKLSTRLRGDTNRIRQVVSIYGSCVDLELQQRAVEYNTLFQKYDHMRAAILEKMPLVERGDPHVKEEGKEKQKEAQVLEAKVPTEPQTTKLLDLLDLLGDTSGHAQHLPPLDPSPGEALIHLLDLPCAPPPPAPIPSVRVFEREGLRLDLSFIRPSETPALLLVTATTTNSSKEDVTHFVCQAAVPKSFQLQLQAPSGNTIPAQGGLPITQVFRILNPNKAPLRLKLRLTYNHSGQPVQEIFEVDNLPVETWQ, via the exons ATG GTAGTGCCGCAGCTGGTACAGATCCTCCGGACTCTGGTGACGACAGGGTACTCCATGGAGCACAGCATCTCTGGAGTCAGCGACCCCTTCTTGCAG GTCCAGATACTCCGCCTACTTCGGATCCTGGGACGGAACCATGAAGAAAGTAGCGAGACCATGAACGACTTGCTGGCCCAG GTCGCCACCAACACAGACACCAGCCGAAATGCAGGCAACGCTGTCCTGTTAGAGACAGTGCTTACCATCATGGCCATCCACTCTGCCGCCGGCCTCCGG GTTCTAGCTGTTAACATTCTTGGTCGTTTCTTGCTCAACAATGACAAGAATATTAG GTATGTGGCTCTGACATCATTGCTGCAGCTGGTGCAGTCTGACCACAGTGCTGTACAACGTCACCGGTCCACTGTGGTGGAGTGTCTACAGGAAACGGACGCCTCCCTTAGCAG gcGGGCCCTGGAGCTGAGCCTGGCTCTAGTAAACAGCTCCAATGTGCGAGCCATGATGCAGGAGCTGCAGGCCTTTCTGGAGTCCTGTCCCCCTGATCTTCGGGCTGACTGTGCCTCAGGCATTCTGTTGGCTGCCGAGAG GTTTGCTCCCAGCAAGCGGTGGCACATAGACACCATCCTGCACGTGCTGACCACG GCAGGAGCGCATGTGAGGGATGATGCGGTGGCCAACCTGACCCAGCTGATTGGAGAGGCCGAAGAGCTGCATACCTACTCTGTGCGCCGCCTCTACAGTGCCTTAGCAGAGGATATCTCCCAG CAACCACTGGTTCAGGTGGCAGCCTGGTGCATCGGCGAGTATGGGGACCTCCTGCTGGAAGGTAACTGTGAGGAGACAGAGCCTTTTCAG gtggaagaagaggacgTGCTAGCACTGCTGGAAAAGGTGCTGCAGTCCCACATGTCCCTGCCAGCCACTCGGGGCTACGCCATCACAGCCCTCATGAAGCTGAGCACCCGGCTCCGGGGAGACACCAA TCGTATCCGTCAGGTGGTGTCCATCTACGGGAGCTGTGTGGACTTAGAGCTGCAACAGCGGGCTGTGGAGTATAACACACTCTTCCAGAAGTACGACCACATGAG AGCCGCCATCCTGGAAAAGATGCCTCTTGTAGAGCGCGGTGACCCCCACGttaaggaggaagggaaggagaagcaaAAGGAGGCCCAGGTCTTGGAAGCGAAAGTCCCCACAGAACCCCag ACCACCAAACTCTTAGATCTACTGGATCTCCTGGGTGACACTTCTGGGCATGCCCAGCATCTTCCTCCTCTGGATCCTTCCCCAGGGGAAGCCTTGATTCATCTCCTCGACCTTCCCTGTGCACCGCCACCCCCAG ctcccatcCCCAGTGTCAGAGTGTTTGAGCGGGAGGGCCTACGGCTGGATCTTTCTTTCATACGGCCCTCAGAAACCCCAGCTTTGCTCTTagtcaccgccaccaccaccaactcCTCAAAAGAGGATGTTACCCACTTCGTTTGCCAGGCAGCTGTGCCCAAG AGTTTCCAGCTGCAGTTACAGGCTCCCAGTGGGAACACAATTCCAGCTCAGGGTGGTCTTCCCATCACCCAGGTCTTCAGAATCCTCAATCCTAACAAG GCACCTTTGCGACTTAAGCTGCGCCTCACCTACAACCACTCTGGCCAGCCAGTACAGGAGATCTTTGAGGTGGATAACTTGCCTGTGGAGACGTGGCAgtaa
- the Ap1g2 gene encoding AP-1 complex subunit gamma-like 2 isoform X1, with protein MVVPSLRLQDLIEEIRGAKTQAQEREVIQKECAQIRASFRDGDPLQRHRQLAKLLYVHMLGYPAHFGQMECLKLIASPRFIDKRVGYLGAMLLLDERHDSHLLITNSIKNDLSQGNQPVQGLALCTLSTMGSAEMCRDLAPEVEKLLLQPSPYVRKKAILTAVHMIRKDPELSGIFLPPCTKLLRERHHGIQLGTVTLITELCERNPAALRHFRKVVPQLVQILRTLVTTGYSMEHSISGVSDPFLQVQILRLLRILGRNHEESSETMNDLLAQVATNTDTSRNAGNAVLLETVLTIMAIHSAAGLRVLAVNILGRFLLNNDKNIRYVALTSLLQLVQSDHSAVQRHRSTVVECLQETDASLSRRALELSLALVNSSNVRAMMQELQAFLESCPPDLRADCASGILLAAERFAPSKRWHIDTILHVLTTAGAHVRDDAVANLTQLIGEAEELHTYSVRRLYSALAEDISQQPLVQVAAWCIGEYGDLLLEGNCEETEPFQVEEEDVLALLEKVLQSHMSLPATRGYAITALMKLSTRLRGDTNRIRQVVSIYGSCVDLELQQRAVEYNTLFQKYDHMRAAILEKMPLVERGDPHVKEEGKEKQKEAQVLEAKVPTEPQTTKLLDLLDLLGDTSGHAQHLPPLDPSPGEALIHLLDLPCAPPPPAPIPSVRVFEREGLRLDLSFIRPSETPALLLVTATTTNSSKEDVTHFVCQAAVPKSFQLQLQAPSGNTIPAQGGLPITQVFRILNPNKAPLRLKLRLTYNHSGQPVQEIFEVDNLPVETWQ; from the exons ATGGTGGTGCCTTCGTTGAGACTTCAGGACCTAATCGAAGAGATTCGCGGGGCCAAGACGCAGGCCCAGGAACGGGAGGTGATCCAGAAGGAGTGCGCCCAAATTCGGGCCTCCTTCCGCGATGGGGATCCCCTGCAGAGGCATCGCCAGCTGGCCAAACTGCTCTACGTCCACATGTTGGGCTACCCCGCCCACTTTGGACAG ATGGAGTGCCTGAAACTGATCGCCTCCCCCAGATTCATAGACAAGAGGGTGGGCTACCTTGGGGCCATGCTTCTGTTGGATGAGAGGCACGATTCCCATCTGCTCATTACCAACAGCATCAAGAA TGATCTGAGCCAAGGGAATCAGCCAGTTCAAGGCCTGGCCCTGTGTACTCTGAGTACCATGGGCTCTGCTGAGATGTGCCGGGACCTAGCCCCCGAGGTGGAAaagctgcttctgcagcccagcCCCTATGTGCGGAAGAAG GCTATTTTGACTGCAGTGCACATGATCCGGAAGGACCCTGAGCTCTCCGGCATCTTCCTCCCACCTTGTACCAAACTGCTTCGTGAGCGCCATCATG GCATCCAGCTGGGCACTGTCACGCTGATCACGGAGCTCTGTGAAAGAAACCCTGCAGCCCTCAGGCACTTTCGCAAG GTAGTGCCGCAGCTGGTACAGATCCTCCGGACTCTGGTGACGACAGGGTACTCCATGGAGCACAGCATCTCTGGAGTCAGCGACCCCTTCTTGCAG GTCCAGATACTCCGCCTACTTCGGATCCTGGGACGGAACCATGAAGAAAGTAGCGAGACCATGAACGACTTGCTGGCCCAG GTCGCCACCAACACAGACACCAGCCGAAATGCAGGCAACGCTGTCCTGTTAGAGACAGTGCTTACCATCATGGCCATCCACTCTGCCGCCGGCCTCCGG GTTCTAGCTGTTAACATTCTTGGTCGTTTCTTGCTCAACAATGACAAGAATATTAG GTATGTGGCTCTGACATCATTGCTGCAGCTGGTGCAGTCTGACCACAGTGCTGTACAACGTCACCGGTCCACTGTGGTGGAGTGTCTACAGGAAACGGACGCCTCCCTTAGCAG gcGGGCCCTGGAGCTGAGCCTGGCTCTAGTAAACAGCTCCAATGTGCGAGCCATGATGCAGGAGCTGCAGGCCTTTCTGGAGTCCTGTCCCCCTGATCTTCGGGCTGACTGTGCCTCAGGCATTCTGTTGGCTGCCGAGAG GTTTGCTCCCAGCAAGCGGTGGCACATAGACACCATCCTGCACGTGCTGACCACG GCAGGAGCGCATGTGAGGGATGATGCGGTGGCCAACCTGACCCAGCTGATTGGAGAGGCCGAAGAGCTGCATACCTACTCTGTGCGCCGCCTCTACAGTGCCTTAGCAGAGGATATCTCCCAG CAACCACTGGTTCAGGTGGCAGCCTGGTGCATCGGCGAGTATGGGGACCTCCTGCTGGAAGGTAACTGTGAGGAGACAGAGCCTTTTCAG gtggaagaagaggacgTGCTAGCACTGCTGGAAAAGGTGCTGCAGTCCCACATGTCCCTGCCAGCCACTCGGGGCTACGCCATCACAGCCCTCATGAAGCTGAGCACCCGGCTCCGGGGAGACACCAA TCGTATCCGTCAGGTGGTGTCCATCTACGGGAGCTGTGTGGACTTAGAGCTGCAACAGCGGGCTGTGGAGTATAACACACTCTTCCAGAAGTACGACCACATGAG AGCCGCCATCCTGGAAAAGATGCCTCTTGTAGAGCGCGGTGACCCCCACGttaaggaggaagggaaggagaagcaaAAGGAGGCCCAGGTCTTGGAAGCGAAAGTCCCCACAGAACCCCag ACCACCAAACTCTTAGATCTACTGGATCTCCTGGGTGACACTTCTGGGCATGCCCAGCATCTTCCTCCTCTGGATCCTTCCCCAGGGGAAGCCTTGATTCATCTCCTCGACCTTCCCTGTGCACCGCCACCCCCAG ctcccatcCCCAGTGTCAGAGTGTTTGAGCGGGAGGGCCTACGGCTGGATCTTTCTTTCATACGGCCCTCAGAAACCCCAGCTTTGCTCTTagtcaccgccaccaccaccaactcCTCAAAAGAGGATGTTACCCACTTCGTTTGCCAGGCAGCTGTGCCCAAG AGTTTCCAGCTGCAGTTACAGGCTCCCAGTGGGAACACAATTCCAGCTCAGGGTGGTCTTCCCATCACCCAGGTCTTCAGAATCCTCAATCCTAACAAG GCACCTTTGCGACTTAAGCTGCGCCTCACCTACAACCACTCTGGCCAGCCAGTACAGGAGATCTTTGAGGTGGATAACTTGCCTGTGGAGACGTGGCAgtaa
- the Thtpa gene encoding thiamine-triphosphatase → MAQGLIEVERKFAPGPDTEERLQELGATLEHRVTFRDTYYDTSELSLMLSDHWLRQREGSGWELKCPGVTGVSGPHNEYVEVTSEAAIVARLFELLGSGEQETAGVAAVLGPLKLQDVASFITKRSSWKLALSGAHGQEPLLTVDLDSTDFGYAVGEVEAMVHEKAEVPTALEKIISVSSMLGVPAQEKAPAKLMVYLQRFRPLEYQRLLEAGSSSEATGDSAS, encoded by the exons ATGGCCCAGGGCTTGATTGAAGTGGAGCGAAAGTTCGCTCCAGGGCCTGACACGGAGGAAAGGCTGCAGGAGTTGGGGGCCACCCTGGAGCACCGGGTCACCTTCCGAGACACATACTATGATACCTCTGAGTTAAGCCTTATGCTGTCTGACCACTGGCTGCGACAACGAGAAGGCAGTGGATGGGAGCTCAAATGTCCTGGAGTAACAGGTGTCTCAGGACCTCACAATGAGTATGTGGAAGTCACGTCAGAAGCTGCGATTGTGGCCCGGCTCTTTGAACTGCTCGGGTCTGGGGAGCAGGAGACTGCAGGCGTGGCTGCTGTCCTAGGCCCGCTGAAGCTGCAGGATGTAGCTAGTTTTATAACTAAGCGAAGCTCCTGGAAGCTGGCCTTATCTGGAGCCCATGGCCAGGAGCCTCTGCTCACAGTGGACTTGGATTCAACGGACTTCGGCTATGCTGTGGGTGAGGTAGAGGCCATGGTGCATGAGAAGGCTGAAGTACCGACTGCCCTAGAGAAGATCATCAGCGTCAGTAGCATGCTTG GAGtgccagcacaggagaaggcacCCGCAAAGCTCATGGTATACCTACAGCGCTTCAGACCTCTGGAATATCAGCGCCTGCTAGAAGCAGGCAGTTCCAGTGAGGCCACAGGGGACTCAGCATCCTGA